The genomic window CGACCCGGCGGCTGGAAAACGGCTATCGCAGCTACAGCGAAGCCGATCTGCGGCGCGCCGGCCGGATCCGGGATTTCATCGCGACCGGCTTCTCGACGCGTGAGGTCCAGGCGATGGCGGCCTGCCTTTCGGACGACGGTGCCGGACCGTGCGCGGGCGGCGTCGCTCAGCTTCTCACCAAGCTTGAGCATATCGACCGGCTTCAGGCCGAGCTCGAGACAAAGCGAGCGGCCGTGCTTGAGCGGCTTTCGGTTTTTCAGGAGGTGCTTGAGGCCGACGAAGGTCGACAGCAACGTCGCACCTGACAAAGCCGCAAAGATTGCGAGGTCTTCGGAGCACCGCGAAACACTCTGACAGGCATTTCCGAGCTTAGTGTTCGGCCCCGCCACCCCGCCTGTTCAATTCCCGAACGAATGAGATCAATGCACGCATTCCAGCGCTCATGTGCCGGTTTTTCGTATAGTATAGGGTCAGGCCCGGATATGGGGGCGTCCATTCGTGGAGTAGCTGAACCAGCGTGCCATCCGCGAGATCATCCGCGATCGCAGCTTTGGCAACATAACCGATACCCGCGCCGGCGCGGGCTGCAATCGCGATCAGCCGGGCATCGTCCAGCATGAGACGTCCTTGCGTTTCGATGGTGAACCTCTCCCCATGGCGTTCGTACTCCCAGCGATAACGCGCCGCCCCGGCCAATCGCCACTGGATGCAGTCATGCGCCTTCAGGTCAGCCGGCGTTGAAGGTGCGGAGGCATCACGGAGATAGGATGGCGCCGCGACGACGACGTGCTGTTGTTCGCCGCCGACCGGAATTGCCACCATATCCTCAGGCAACATCTCGATCAGCCTTAGGCAAACAGAGCCGCACTGATAAGTAAAAAGTCGGGCGGCGAAACGCCGCCCGGAAGCGTCCTCAGTCTTCCTCATCATGATGGACCGAGGTGGTTCCAAAACGCGCGCGATACTCCGCCGGGCGGATGCCGACCAATTTCTGGAACGTCTTCCTGAACGCCGCCGGGTCTGAGTAGCCGACATTCCAAGCAATCCGGTCGACCGGCAGCAGCGTGCGCTCCAGGAGTTCGCGTGCCTTGGCGATGCGCACAAGCTGCAGATATTCATTCGGGCGGTGATGGATCGCAGCCTTGAAGCGGCGCAGCAGCGTGCGTTCGGTCATGCCGGCAATGTCATGCAGATCGGCCATGCTGATCGGCTCATGCGCGTGGGCGTGAATGAAGTACTGCGCCTTGCGAACGGCTTCGTCACCATGATCGAAACGCGGAATGAACTGGGCAAAAGGTCGCTGGCTGGTGCGTGGCGGATCGATGAGGAGGAAGCGCGCGGTCGAAAGCATCGTCGCCGGCCCGAGCAGACGCTCCACCAACGTCAGCCCCAGATCGGCCCAGGCCAGTATACCGCCCGCCGTCACGATATCCCCTTCATCCAGCACCATATGCTCCTCGGCCAGCCGGACGGCGGGAAAGCGTTTCGCCAGCTGCTCGGCAAACGCCCAGTGCGTCGTGGCGCGCCGCCCGTCGATCAGGCCGGTTTCGGCCAGCACGAAGGCGCCGGCGCAGACGGAGCAGAGCACTGTGCCTTGGGTGTGTTGGTTCCTAAGCCACGCGGCAGCCGCCGGCGCTGGCGCCATGCGGTCCGGCATGATGATGCTCGGCGGCGCGATCGCATGGCTCAGGCGATGCGGCGAACCGGGATGGCTGTCCCAGATGCAGGCGACATCATCTGCCGTCGCCTCCCAGTGCGACACCCGTATGAAGCGCGCGTTTTCGCCGGTCCATTCGGCCGCGATGCGGAACAGATCGGTCAGGCCATAGATCGCCGCAAGCTGGCAACCGGGATAGATCAGCAGCCCGATTTCGGCGACCTGCTCAGCTTTCTTGTTCATTGTCTGTTTTGCCTCGATAAGTGTCCGTTTCGCCACGTCCCGTTATGCGTCCGCCGACCTATCTTGTCCATGTCGAAATCAAGAGGACAAGCGATGCACACCGAAATTACCCGGCGCGCGGTGCTGAAGACGGCGACAACTGTCGCTGCCCTTTCGGCTCTGCCCCGCCTCACATTCGCTCAAACACAAGGAGAATTCAGAATGTCTACGATTACCACCCAAGACGGCACCAATATCTTCTACAAGGACTGGGGACCGAAGGACGCCCGGCCGGTTGTCTTCCACCACGGCTGGCCGCTTTCGGGCGACGACTGGGACAACCAGATGCTGTTCTTCCTCGCCAATGGCTACCGCGTCATTGCCCATGACCGGCGCGGCCACGGCCGATCGGACCAGACGGACACGGGCAACGACATGGATACCTATGCCGCCGATGTCGCCGAACTCGCCAGCGCGCTCGACCTGAAGAACGCGATCCATATCGGCCACTCCACCGGCGGCGGCGAAGTTGCCCGCTATGTCGCCCGCGCCGAAAAGGGCCGCGTTGCCAAGGCTGTGCTGATCGCTGCCGTTCCCCCTGTGATGGTGCGCTCGGAAAGGAACCCCGAAGGCCTTCCGATCGAGGTGTTCGACGGCTTCCGTTCCGCGCTCGCCGCAAACCGCGCCCAGTTCTACATCGATGTCCCGACCGGCCCGTTCTACGGCTTCAACCGCGAGGGCGCCGAAATCAGCCAGGGGCTGATCGACAACTGGTGGCGGCAGGGCATGGCCGGTGGCGCCAAGCCGCAGTATGATTGCATTGCCGCCTTCTCAGAGACCGATTTCACCGAGGATCTGAAGGCGATCACCGTGCCGGTTCTGGTGCTGCATGGCGAAGACGACCAGGTCGTTCCGATTGCCGACTCGGCACTGAGGTCCATCGACCTTCTGCGAAACGGTACGCTGAAGACCTATCCGGGGCTGCCGCACGGCCTGTTCGCAACCAACCCGGACGTCATCAACCCCGAGCTCCTCGCCTTCGCAAAGGCCTGAGTGAGCCAAGAGTAAACGGCGGGCTGCGTCAGATGTCGCAGCCCGTCATTTCAACACTTGCCTGCCAGAGCGTTCGCCTGATCCTGCAGAGGCACCATCGTCAGCCGACGCTGACATCGGCATTCAACCCGCGGCCGAAACGCGGATCGGCGTCAAGCGCGCGCTGCCCCAGCGACAGGGCGTGCGCGGCATTGCCGTCCTCGGCAAGGCCCTGGACGTGAATGACCGCAGATTCGTGATGCCGATTGTTCCCAGCACATCGGCGAGATAGCCGGTCAGATGATCCGGCTGGGTCGCCTTGCTGGTGACAGTTCCGCCCGAAGCGGCAATCACCACCGTCGGACGATCGCCCAGCAGCCCGACCTTGCGGCCGTTGCGAAAACCGAAACTCCTTCC from Martelella sp. NC20 includes these protein-coding regions:
- a CDS encoding MerR family transcriptional regulator produces the protein MIVKEDLPKGAEMQIKEAAERLGITERMLRHYERSGLIATRRLENGYRSYSEADLRRAGRIRDFIATGFSTREVQAMAACLSDDGAGPCAGGVAQLLTKLEHIDRLQAELETKRAAVLERLSVFQEVLEADEGRQQRRT
- a CDS encoding LysR substrate-binding domain-containing protein, yielding MLPEDMVAIPVGGEQQHVVVAAPSYLRDASAPSTPADLKAHDCIQWRLAGAARYRWEYERHGERFTIETQGRLMLDDARLIAIAARAGAGIGYVAKAAIADDLADGTLVQLLHEWTPPYPGLTLYYTKNRHMSAGMRALISFVRELNRRGGGAEH
- a CDS encoding GlxA family transcriptional regulator yields the protein MNKKAEQVAEIGLLIYPGCQLAAIYGLTDLFRIAAEWTGENARFIRVSHWEATADDVACIWDSHPGSPHRLSHAIAPPSIIMPDRMAPAPAAAAWLRNQHTQGTVLCSVCAGAFVLAETGLIDGRRATTHWAFAEQLAKRFPAVRLAEEHMVLDEGDIVTAGGILAWADLGLTLVERLLGPATMLSTARFLLIDPPRTSQRPFAQFIPRFDHGDEAVRKAQYFIHAHAHEPISMADLHDIAGMTERTLLRRFKAAIHHRPNEYLQLVRIAKARELLERTLLPVDRIAWNVGYSDPAAFRKTFQKLVGIRPAEYRARFGTTSVHHDEED
- a CDS encoding alpha/beta fold hydrolase — translated: MSTITTQDGTNIFYKDWGPKDARPVVFHHGWPLSGDDWDNQMLFFLANGYRVIAHDRRGHGRSDQTDTGNDMDTYAADVAELASALDLKNAIHIGHSTGGGEVARYVARAEKGRVAKAVLIAAVPPVMVRSERNPEGLPIEVFDGFRSALAANRAQFYIDVPTGPFYGFNREGAEISQGLIDNWWRQGMAGGAKPQYDCIAAFSETDFTEDLKAITVPVLVLHGEDDQVVPIADSALRSIDLLRNGTLKTYPGLPHGLFATNPDVINPELLAFAKA